The Streptomyces sp. HUAS CB01 genome has a segment encoding these proteins:
- the meaB gene encoding methylmalonyl Co-A mutase-associated GTPase MeaB, with protein sequence MVDVPQLVAQAREGRPRAVARLISLVEGASPQLREVMAELAPLTGGAYVVGLTGSPGVGKSTSTSALVTAYRKAGKRVGVLAVDPSSPFSGGALLGDRVRMSDHASDPGVYIRSMATRGHLGGLAWAAPQAIRVLDAAGCDVVLVETVGVGQSEVEIASQADTSVVLLAPGMGDGIQAAKAGILEIGDVYVVNKADRDGADATARELNHMLGLGESRAPGDWRPPIVKTVAARAQGVDEVVEALEKHRAWMEEHGVLAERRARRAAHEVETIAVTALRERIGDLRGDRRLDALAERIVAGELDPYAAADELVAGLTGD encoded by the coding sequence ATGGTGGACGTCCCCCAGCTGGTCGCCCAGGCGAGGGAGGGCAGGCCGCGGGCCGTGGCCCGGCTGATCTCGCTCGTCGAGGGGGCGTCCCCGCAGCTCCGCGAGGTCATGGCGGAGCTCGCGCCGCTGACCGGCGGCGCGTACGTGGTGGGCCTGACCGGATCGCCGGGCGTCGGCAAGTCCACGTCGACCTCGGCGCTGGTGACGGCGTACCGGAAGGCCGGCAAGCGCGTCGGCGTGCTCGCCGTCGACCCGTCCTCCCCGTTCAGCGGCGGTGCGCTGCTGGGGGACCGGGTGCGGATGTCCGACCACGCCTCCGATCCGGGCGTGTACATCCGCTCGATGGCCACCCGCGGTCATCTCGGCGGACTGGCCTGGGCCGCGCCGCAGGCGATCCGCGTCCTCGACGCGGCCGGCTGCGACGTGGTCCTCGTCGAGACGGTCGGGGTCGGCCAGTCGGAGGTGGAGATCGCCTCCCAGGCCGACACGTCCGTGGTGCTGCTGGCGCCCGGCATGGGCGACGGCATCCAGGCCGCGAAGGCGGGGATCCTGGAGATCGGCGACGTGTACGTGGTCAACAAGGCCGACCGCGACGGCGCCGACGCCACCGCACGCGAGCTCAACCACATGCTGGGGCTGGGCGAGTCCCGGGCGCCCGGTGACTGGCGTCCGCCGATCGTCAAGACGGTCGCCGCGCGGGCGCAGGGCGTCGACGAGGTCGTGGAGGCCCTGGAGAAGCACCGTGCCTGGATGGAGGAGCACGGCGTCCTCGCCGAACGCCGTGCCCGCCGTGCCGCGCACGAGGTGGAGACGATCGCGGTCACCGCCCTCCGCGAGCGCATCGGCGACCTCCGCGGCGACCGCCGCCTGGACGCGCTCGCGGAGCGCATCGTCGCGGGCGAACTGGACCCGTACGCGGCGGCGGACGAGCTGGTGGCGGGGCTGACGGGGGACTGA
- a CDS encoding AIM24 family protein, translating into MPFREINSKMVEATVVPGQRMYSQRGAMLAYQGDVSFTPNITGGQGGLMSMIGRRVADEATPLMTVEGSGTVMFGHGGHHIQVVNLTGDTLYVEADRLLAFDGTLEQGTMFMGSQGGVMGMVRGQITGQGLFTTTLKGHGAVAVMAHGGVIELPITPGRPVHVDPQAYVAHHGDVRNKLSTALGWRDMVGRGSGEAFQLELSGSGAVYVQASEEKL; encoded by the coding sequence ATGCCGTTCCGCGAGATCAATTCGAAGATGGTCGAGGCGACGGTGGTCCCCGGCCAGAGGATGTACAGCCAGCGCGGCGCGATGCTCGCCTACCAGGGCGATGTCTCCTTCACCCCGAACATCACCGGCGGCCAGGGCGGCCTGATGTCGATGATCGGCCGGCGGGTCGCCGACGAGGCGACTCCGCTGATGACGGTCGAGGGCTCCGGCACGGTGATGTTCGGCCACGGGGGCCACCACATCCAGGTCGTCAACCTCACGGGCGACACCCTGTACGTCGAGGCCGACCGGCTGCTCGCCTTCGACGGCACGCTGGAGCAGGGCACGATGTTCATGGGCTCGCAGGGCGGGGTCATGGGGATGGTGCGCGGCCAGATCACCGGCCAGGGCCTGTTCACCACCACCCTCAAGGGGCACGGCGCGGTCGCGGTCATGGCGCACGGCGGCGTGATCGAACTGCCCATCACTCCCGGCCGGCCGGTCCATGTCGACCCGCAGGCGTACGTCGCGCACCACGGCGACGTACGGAACAAGCTCTCCACCGCGCTGGGCTGGCGCGACATGGTGGGACGCGGCTCGGGCGAGGCGTTCCAGCTCGAACTGAGCGGCAGTGGTGCGGTGTACGTCCAGGCGTCGGAGGAGAAGCTGTGA
- a CDS encoding acetyl-CoA C-acetyltransferase: MTGTNSTTSVIVAGARTPMGRLLGSLKSFSGADLGGFAIKAALDRAGIGGDQVQYVIMGQVLQAGAGQIPARQAAVKAGIPMNVPALTINKVCLSGLDAIALADQLIRAGEFDIVVAGGQESMTNAPHLLPKSREGFKYGAIEMLDAMAHDGLTDAFEGIAMGESTEKHNTRLGIARPEQDEIAALSHQRAAAAQKNGLFEAEITPVEIPQRKGEPVVFSKDEGIRAETTVESLGRLRPAFAKDGTITAGTSSQISDGAAAVVVMSKAKAEELGLDWIAEIGAHGNVAGPDNSLQSQPSNAIAHALKKDGLEVSDLDLIEINEAFAAVAVQSMKDLGVSPEKVNVNGGAIALGHPIGMSGARIVLHLALELKRRGGGTGAAALCGGGGQGDALIVRVPAK; encoded by the coding sequence ATGACTGGAACGAACAGCACCACATCCGTCATCGTCGCCGGGGCCCGTACGCCCATGGGCCGGCTGCTCGGCTCGCTGAAGTCCTTCTCGGGCGCCGACCTGGGCGGTTTCGCCATCAAGGCCGCACTGGACCGGGCCGGTATCGGCGGCGACCAGGTGCAGTACGTGATCATGGGCCAGGTGCTGCAGGCCGGGGCCGGGCAGATCCCGGCCCGCCAGGCGGCCGTCAAGGCCGGCATCCCCATGAACGTCCCGGCGCTCACGATCAACAAGGTGTGTCTGTCCGGACTCGACGCGATCGCCCTCGCCGACCAGCTGATCCGTGCGGGTGAATTCGACATCGTCGTCGCCGGCGGCCAGGAGTCCATGACCAACGCGCCGCACCTGCTGCCGAAGTCCCGCGAGGGCTTCAAGTACGGCGCGATCGAGATGCTCGACGCGATGGCGCACGACGGTCTCACCGACGCGTTCGAGGGCATCGCCATGGGCGAGTCCACCGAGAAGCACAACACCCGCCTCGGCATCGCCCGCCCCGAGCAGGACGAGATCGCCGCGCTCTCCCACCAGCGCGCCGCCGCCGCGCAGAAGAACGGCCTGTTCGAGGCCGAGATCACGCCCGTCGAGATCCCGCAGCGCAAGGGCGAGCCGGTCGTCTTCAGCAAGGACGAGGGCATTCGCGCCGAGACCACCGTCGAGTCGCTCGGCAGGCTGCGCCCCGCGTTCGCCAAGGACGGCACGATCACGGCCGGCACGTCCTCGCAGATCTCCGACGGCGCGGCCGCCGTCGTCGTGATGAGCAAGGCCAAGGCCGAGGAGCTCGGTCTGGACTGGATCGCCGAGATCGGCGCCCACGGGAACGTCGCGGGCCCGGACAACTCGCTGCAGTCCCAGCCGTCCAACGCGATCGCGCACGCCCTGAAGAAGGACGGCCTGGAGGTCTCGGACCTCGACCTCATCGAGATCAACGAGGCGTTCGCCGCGGTCGCCGTGCAGTCGATGAAGGACCTCGGGGTATCCCCGGAAAAGGTGAACGTCAACGGCGGTGCGATCGCCCTCGGTCACCCGATCGGCATGTCCGGTGCGCGGATCGTCCTGCACCTGGCGCTGGAGCTGAAGCGGCGCGGCGGCGGGACCGGCGCGGCGGCGCTGTGCGGCGGCGGTGGTCAGGGCGACGCGCTGATCGTCCGCGTACCCGCGAAGTAA
- a CDS encoding MarR family winged helix-turn-helix transcriptional regulator encodes METETATRWLSDTEQCAWRTYLDVNRLLTYQMEKDLQPFGLTNNDYEILVNLSESPERRMRMSDLAAATLQSKSRLSHQITRMENAGLVRRENCESDRRGLYAVLTDQGMETMQKVAPHHVESVRQHFIDLLSPEALADLHESLKPVAEHLRGRRGRV; translated from the coding sequence ATGGAGACCGAGACGGCCACGCGCTGGCTGAGCGATACGGAGCAGTGCGCCTGGCGCACTTATCTGGACGTCAACAGGCTGCTGACGTACCAGATGGAAAAGGATCTGCAACCGTTCGGCCTGACCAACAACGACTACGAGATCCTCGTCAACCTCTCGGAGTCCCCCGAGCGGCGGATGAGGATGAGCGATCTGGCGGCGGCCACGCTGCAGTCGAAGAGCCGGCTCTCCCACCAGATCACCCGCATGGAGAACGCGGGCCTGGTGCGCCGGGAGAACTGCGAGTCCGACCGCCGCGGGCTGTACGCCGTGCTTACCGACCAGGGCATGGAGACCATGCAGAAGGTCGCACCGCACCACGTCGAGTCCGTGCGCCAGCACTTCATCGACCTGCTGTCCCCGGAGGCGCTCGCCGACCTCCACGAATCCCTGAAGCCGGTGGCGGAGCACCTGCGCGGCCGCCGCGGCAGAGTCTGA
- a CDS encoding PepSY domain-containing protein has protein sequence MKRRKLAIATLTAAVLAGGGTAAAFAVQDGDGDGDRGDAAQARAAKVTVSQAIDTALGAAPGTVTGAGLDDAEWEVDIHGRDGARHDVTLDAATGKITSTERSDGDGHAPSAKDAPVTAARAAEAAESAVPGTVTSVELDRADGPGDALVWEAEVQGLDGREHELTVDAKSAKVSTEARKAAGAESDGDADEHGDSGDHDGDHD, from the coding sequence ATGAAGCGACGCAAGCTGGCCATCGCGACCCTCACCGCGGCCGTTCTCGCCGGCGGGGGCACCGCCGCCGCGTTCGCCGTCCAGGACGGTGACGGGGACGGGGACCGCGGTGACGCCGCGCAGGCACGGGCGGCGAAGGTCACCGTCTCCCAGGCGATCGACACGGCCCTGGGCGCGGCGCCGGGGACGGTCACCGGCGCCGGCCTGGACGACGCCGAGTGGGAGGTCGACATCCACGGCAGGGACGGCGCCCGGCACGACGTGACGCTGGACGCGGCCACCGGGAAGATCACCTCGACCGAGCGCTCGGACGGCGACGGTCACGCACCGTCGGCGAAGGACGCGCCGGTGACGGCCGCCCGCGCGGCCGAGGCCGCCGAGTCGGCCGTCCCCGGCACCGTCACCTCCGTCGAACTCGACCGCGCGGACGGCCCGGGCGACGCCCTCGTCTGGGAGGCCGAGGTCCAGGGCCTGGACGGCCGGGAGCACGAACTCACCGTGGACGCGAAGTCCGCGAAGGTCTCGACGGAGGCGCGGAAGGCCGCCGGAGCGGAGTCGGACGGGGACGCGGACGAGCACGGTGACTCCGGCGACCACGACGGCGACCACGACTGA
- a CDS encoding DUF3817 domain-containing protein, translating to MDIKTASALHRLRLVSGPEAVSFLLLLVCSVLKRTTEFNAVPVMGAIHGVLFVLYVIFWLDAWNRTKWDVKTAALYFVLSVLPFGGFYADRKLKRAAEDAVIASRARREGTVNA from the coding sequence GTGGACATCAAGACCGCCTCCGCCCTCCACCGCCTCCGGCTCGTCTCCGGTCCCGAGGCCGTGTCCTTCCTGCTGCTGCTCGTCTGCTCGGTGCTCAAGCGCACGACGGAGTTCAACGCGGTCCCGGTCATGGGTGCGATCCACGGCGTCCTCTTCGTCCTGTACGTGATCTTCTGGCTGGACGCCTGGAACCGCACCAAGTGGGACGTCAAGACGGCCGCGCTCTACTTCGTCCTGTCGGTGCTGCCGTTCGGCGGCTTCTACGCCGACCGCAAGCTCAAGCGCGCCGCCGAGGACGCGGTCATCGCCTCCCGCGCCCGCCGCGAGGGCACGGTGAACGCGTGA
- a CDS encoding sensor histidine kinase, whose product MSSVRARAALGATLVVAVALIGAGLAVLFVLRANLTDQAGLQAEVTARNVATQLDLDVPYDRLDLPDGEDRPVRVTGEDGRVRAASEDLESMTGTPSVPGDDEDRPSFGNGTATVDGETADYRFAVVRADGRDGGTVTVAAGAPLAAEHRAVDTVRDAMLIGLPVLLVVVAGVTWLVTRRALRPVEGIRSEMAAITASEDLSRRVPEPDSRDEIARLARTTNETLAALEASVERQRRFVADASHELRSPIASLRTQLEVGAAHPGLLDVPGAVADTVRLQQLAADLLLLARLDAGERPGRARLDLAATVREEVAQRGAGDRLPVAVDAEESAEVAGSRGQLARVLGNLLDNAQRHARGAVSVTVRREGGDAVLTVADDGPGVPGPERERIFERFVRLDDARTRDAGGAGLGLAIARDVAQRHGGTLTVSETAGGGALFVLRLPLAA is encoded by the coding sequence GTGAGCTCGGTACGGGCGAGAGCGGCGCTCGGCGCCACGCTCGTCGTCGCGGTCGCACTGATCGGTGCCGGGCTGGCCGTGCTGTTCGTGCTGCGCGCCAACCTGACCGACCAGGCCGGGCTCCAGGCCGAGGTCACCGCCCGGAACGTCGCGACGCAGCTCGACCTGGACGTGCCCTACGACCGGCTGGACCTGCCCGACGGCGAGGACCGCCCGGTGCGCGTGACCGGCGAGGACGGCCGCGTGCGCGCGGCGAGCGAGGACCTGGAGTCCATGACCGGGACGCCCTCCGTCCCGGGCGACGACGAGGACCGGCCGAGCTTCGGCAACGGCACGGCGACGGTGGACGGCGAGACGGCGGACTACCGCTTCGCGGTCGTCCGGGCCGACGGCCGCGACGGCGGAACCGTCACCGTGGCCGCCGGCGCCCCTCTGGCCGCCGAGCACCGGGCGGTCGACACGGTGCGGGACGCCATGCTCATCGGGCTGCCCGTGCTGCTGGTCGTCGTGGCGGGGGTGACGTGGCTGGTGACGCGTCGCGCGCTGCGCCCCGTGGAGGGCATCCGCAGCGAGATGGCGGCGATCACCGCGTCCGAGGACCTCTCCCGGCGGGTACCCGAGCCGGACTCGCGCGACGAGATCGCCCGGCTGGCGCGCACCACCAACGAGACCCTCGCCGCGCTGGAGGCGTCGGTCGAGCGGCAGCGGCGCTTCGTCGCGGACGCGTCGCACGAGTTGCGCAGTCCCATCGCGTCCCTGCGCACCCAGCTGGAGGTGGGCGCCGCTCACCCGGGGCTGCTGGACGTGCCCGGCGCGGTGGCCGACACCGTCCGTCTGCAGCAACTGGCCGCCGATCTGCTGCTGCTGGCCCGGCTGGACGCGGGGGAGCGGCCCGGGCGGGCCCGTCTGGACCTGGCGGCGACGGTCCGCGAGGAGGTGGCGCAGCGGGGTGCGGGTGACCGGCTGCCGGTGGCCGTGGACGCCGAGGAGTCCGCGGAGGTGGCGGGGTCGCGCGGGCAGTTGGCCCGGGTCCTCGGCAATCTGCTGGACAACGCGCAGCGGCATGCGCGCGGCGCGGTGTCCGTGACGGTACGGCGCGAGGGCGGCGACGCCGTGCTCACCGTGGCGGACGACGGTCCGGGGGTGCCGGGGCCGGAGCGCGAACGGATCTTCGAACGGTTCGTCCGCCTCGACGACGCCCGCACCCGTGACGCGGGCGGAGCGGGCCTCGGTCTGGCGATCGCCCGCGACGTCGCCCAGCGCCACGGCGGGACGCTGACGGTCTCCGAGACGGCCGGTGGCGGCGCGCTCTTCGTGCTCCGACTGCCCCTGGCGGCCTGA
- a CDS encoding response regulator transcription factor, translated as MRLLIVEDERRLARSLAAGLTAEGYAVDVVHDGLEALHRAGECPYDLVVLDIMLPGMNGYRVCGALRAAGNDVPILMLTAKDGEYDEAEGLDTGADDYLTKPFSYVVLVARIKALLRRRGRADSASPVLRAGDLAVDTAARRVHRGDDEIALTAKEFAVLEQLARRPGEVVGKPEILEHVWDFAYDGDPNIVEVYVSSLRRKLGASVIQTVRGAGYRLADR; from the coding sequence ATGAGGCTGTTGATCGTGGAGGACGAGAGGCGACTCGCGCGGTCCCTCGCCGCCGGGCTCACCGCGGAGGGCTACGCCGTCGACGTGGTGCACGACGGCCTGGAGGCACTGCACCGCGCCGGCGAGTGCCCGTACGACCTCGTCGTCCTCGACATCATGCTGCCGGGCATGAACGGCTACCGCGTCTGCGGCGCCCTCCGCGCCGCCGGGAACGACGTGCCGATCCTGATGCTGACCGCGAAGGACGGGGAGTACGACGAGGCCGAGGGCCTCGACACCGGTGCCGACGACTATCTGACCAAGCCGTTCTCGTACGTCGTCCTCGTCGCCCGGATCAAGGCGCTGCTGCGCCGCCGCGGGCGTGCCGACAGTGCCTCGCCGGTGCTGCGGGCCGGGGACCTCGCCGTCGACACCGCCGCCCGCCGGGTCCACCGGGGCGACGACGAGATCGCCCTCACCGCCAAGGAGTTCGCCGTGCTCGAGCAGCTCGCGCGGCGGCCCGGGGAAGTCGTCGGCAAGCCGGAGATCCTCGAGCACGTCTGGGACTTCGCCTACGACGGCGACCCGAACATCGTCGAGGTCTACGTCAGCTCGCTGCGCCGCAAGCTGGGCGCCTCGGTGATCCAGACGGTGCGCGGCGCCGGTTACCGGCTGGCGGACCGGTGA
- a CDS encoding AIM24 family protein, protein MSTPVIHDPMTLPSDDNVNPYTFCVELKGSQWFLQKGKMIAYYGRIDFNGIGHGRLDRLMRTSFHSPLHASDWVVAEGSGKMLLADRAFDVNSFDLDEGNLTIRAGNLLAYQPSLALKQSIVPGFLTLIGTGKFVAASNGPVVFMEPPVRVDPQALVGWADCPSPCHHYDHGYMSGVMGGLRQLSGIGGASGEEHQFEFVGAGTVLLQSTETLMPEQATGAVPHADGVPGGGHGPGQHGSAPRLPGQLGDLQRRFGL, encoded by the coding sequence GTGAGCACGCCGGTGATTCATGACCCGATGACGCTGCCGAGCGACGACAACGTCAACCCCTACACCTTCTGCGTGGAGCTCAAGGGCTCCCAGTGGTTCCTGCAGAAGGGGAAGATGATCGCCTACTACGGGCGGATCGACTTCAACGGGATCGGCCACGGCCGGCTGGACCGGCTGATGCGCACCAGCTTCCACTCGCCGCTCCACGCGAGCGACTGGGTGGTGGCCGAGGGCAGCGGCAAGATGCTGCTCGCGGACCGGGCCTTCGACGTCAACTCCTTCGACCTCGACGAGGGCAACCTGACGATCCGGGCCGGGAACCTGCTGGCGTACCAGCCCTCGCTCGCCCTGAAGCAGTCGATCGTGCCGGGCTTCCTCACGCTCATCGGCACGGGGAAGTTCGTCGCGGCGTCGAACGGGCCCGTGGTCTTCATGGAGCCACCGGTCCGGGTGGACCCGCAGGCGCTGGTGGGCTGGGCGGACTGCCCCTCCCCGTGCCACCACTACGACCACGGGTACATGAGCGGGGTGATGGGCGGTCTGCGGCAGCTGTCCGGGATCGGCGGAGCGTCCGGCGAGGAGCACCAGTTCGAGTTCGTGGGCGCGGGCACGGTGCTGCTGCAGTCGACCGAGACGCTCATGCCCGAACAGGCGACCGGCGCGGTCCCGCATGCGGACGGCGTGCCGGGCGGTGGCCACGGGCCTGGTCAACACGGCTCCGCCCCGCGTCTGCCCGGTCAGCTGGGGGACCTCCAGCGTCGCTTCGGCTTGTGA
- the mce gene encoding methylmalonyl-CoA epimerase — MLTRIDHIGIACFDLDRTVEFYRATYGFEVFHTEVNEEQGVREAMLKINETSDGGASYLQLLEPTREDSAVGKWLAKNGEGVHHIAFGTADVDGAADDIRGKGVRVLYDEPRIGSMGSRITFLHPKDCHGVLTELVTSADPSSAEH; from the coding sequence ATGCTGACGCGAATCGACCACATCGGGATCGCCTGTTTCGACCTCGACAGGACCGTCGAGTTCTACCGGGCCACGTACGGCTTCGAGGTCTTCCACACGGAGGTCAACGAGGAGCAGGGCGTGCGGGAGGCCATGCTCAAGATCAACGAGACCTCGGACGGCGGCGCCTCCTACCTCCAGCTCCTGGAGCCCACCCGCGAGGACTCCGCCGTGGGGAAGTGGCTGGCCAAGAACGGCGAGGGCGTCCACCACATCGCCTTCGGCACGGCGGACGTGGACGGTGCCGCCGACGACATCCGCGGCAAGGGCGTACGGGTGCTCTACGACGAGCCGCGCATCGGTTCGATGGGCTCCCGGATCACGTTCCTGCACCCCAAGGACTGCCACGGCGTCCTCACGGAACTGGTCACTTCCGCCGACCCCTCCTCAGCGGAGCACTGA
- a CDS encoding MarR family winged helix-turn-helix transcriptional regulator, giving the protein MPKPLSLPFDPIARADELWQQRWGPVPSMAAITSIMRAHQILLAEVDAVVKPYGLTFARYEALVLLTFSRAGELPMSKIGERLMVHPTSVTNTVDRLVRSGLVAKRPNPNDGRGTLASITDKGREVVEAATRDLMEMDFGLGAYDAEECAEIFALLRPLRVAAHDFDEG; this is encoded by the coding sequence GTGCCGAAGCCGCTCAGCCTTCCCTTCGACCCCATCGCCAGAGCCGACGAGCTCTGGCAGCAGCGCTGGGGCCCCGTGCCCTCGATGGCCGCGATCACCTCGATCATGCGGGCCCACCAGATCCTGCTCGCCGAGGTCGACGCCGTCGTCAAGCCGTACGGGCTGACCTTCGCACGCTACGAGGCGCTGGTGCTGCTCACCTTCTCCAGGGCCGGAGAGCTGCCGATGTCCAAGATCGGCGAGCGGCTCATGGTCCACCCGACCTCCGTCACGAACACCGTGGACCGGCTGGTGCGGTCCGGTCTCGTCGCCAAGCGGCCCAACCCCAACGACGGCCGCGGCACCCTCGCCTCCATCACGGACAAGGGGCGCGAGGTCGTCGAGGCGGCCACCCGGGACCTCATGGAGATGGACTTCGGGCTCGGCGCCTACGACGCCGAGGAGTGTGCGGAGATCTTCGCGCTGCTGCGGCCGCTGAGGGTCGCCGCGCACGACTTCGACGAGGGCTGA
- a CDS encoding MTH1187 family thiamine-binding protein, translating to MIVAFSVTPLGVGEDVGEYVADAVRVVRESGLPNRTDAMFTSVEGEWDEVMDVVRRAVAAVEARAPRVSLVLKADIRPGVTDGLTSKVETVERHLSA from the coding sequence GTGATCGTCGCCTTCTCCGTCACTCCGCTCGGCGTGGGCGAGGACGTCGGCGAGTACGTCGCCGACGCGGTCCGCGTCGTCCGGGAGTCGGGACTGCCGAACCGCACGGACGCGATGTTCACCTCCGTCGAGGGCGAGTGGGACGAGGTCATGGACGTCGTCAGGCGCGCGGTCGCGGCGGTCGAGGCACGCGCCCCGCGCGTCTCGCTCGTCCTCAAGGCCGACATCAGGCCGGGCGTCACGGACGGCCTGACGAGCAAGGTCGAGACCGTGGAACGCCACCTCTCCGCCTGA
- a CDS encoding AIM24 family protein, with protein MFRLQGSKVLAVDMTGDSVKAKNGSMVAYDGHMDFKKLSGGGEGLRGMVTRRLTGEQMTLMEVKGQGTCYFADRASEINLVSLHGDKLYVESSNLLCTDGGLRTGTSFTGMRGGATGNGLFTTTVEGTGQAAIMSDGPAVVLRVTPQYPLSVDPGAYVAHQGNLQQQFQSGVTFRTLMGEGGGEAFQIRFEGDGLVYVQPSERNTVGGDV; from the coding sequence ATGTTCCGACTTCAAGGCAGCAAAGTGCTCGCCGTCGACATGACCGGGGACTCCGTCAAGGCGAAGAACGGGTCCATGGTCGCGTACGACGGTCACATGGACTTCAAGAAACTCTCCGGCGGCGGTGAGGGTCTGCGCGGCATGGTGACCCGCCGCCTCACCGGCGAGCAGATGACCCTGATGGAGGTGAAGGGCCAGGGCACCTGCTATTTCGCCGACCGCGCCTCCGAGATCAATCTCGTCTCGCTGCACGGCGACAAGCTCTACGTCGAGTCGAGCAATCTCCTCTGCACCGACGGCGGGCTGCGCACCGGCACGAGTTTCACCGGAATGCGTGGCGGCGCGACGGGCAACGGGCTGTTCACCACGACGGTGGAGGGCACGGGCCAGGCCGCGATCATGTCGGACGGGCCGGCGGTGGTGCTGCGTGTGACGCCCCAGTACCCGCTCTCCGTCGACCCGGGCGCCTACGTGGCGCACCAGGGCAATCTCCAGCAGCAGTTCCAGTCCGGGGTGACCTTCCGGACGCTCATGGGCGAGGGCGGCGGCGAGGCCTTCCAGATCCGGTTCGAGGGCGACGGGCTCGTGTACGTGCAGCCCAGCGAGCGGAACACCGTCGGAGGTGACGTCTGA
- a CDS encoding DUF3817 domain-containing protein has protein sequence MKKSVLTRYRVMAYVTAVMLLVLCTCMVFKYGFGTGEDITFAVSQAHGVLYIIYLIFAFDLGSKAKWPFGKLLWVLLSGTIPFVAFFVERNVTRSVAPLVSEPAGAPVKV, from the coding sequence ATGAAGAAGAGCGTCCTGACCCGCTACCGGGTGATGGCCTACGTCACCGCCGTCATGCTGCTCGTGCTGTGCACCTGCATGGTGTTCAAGTACGGCTTCGGCACGGGTGAGGACATCACCTTCGCCGTCTCCCAGGCGCACGGTGTCCTGTACATCATCTACCTGATCTTCGCCTTCGACCTCGGCTCCAAGGCCAAGTGGCCGTTCGGCAAGCTGCTGTGGGTGCTGCTCTCCGGGACGATCCCCTTCGTCGCCTTCTTCGTCGAGCGCAATGTCACACGTTCGGTCGCGCCGCTGGTCAGTGAGCCGGCCGGGGCGCCCGTCAAGGTGTGA